A single Pseudoalteromonas phenolica DNA region contains:
- a CDS encoding flavin reductase family protein, which translates to MELNFSDFSGNQIYHLMTQTIIPRPIAWVLTDSGEQSYNLAPFSYFTAVSSAPPLMMFSAGKKPTGEIKDTVKNVINSKQCVIHIASEQDADLVTATAATLDHGESEVNANDIELVEFEGCDLPRIKNCHIAYGCELYEVQQMGEAPQSLVFVKVKTLYVNDEVISLDAKQRLKIHADKVAPLARLGGGEYSGITAPFAMARPK; encoded by the coding sequence AACCATTATCCCGCGTCCTATTGCTTGGGTGTTAACTGACTCGGGCGAGCAAAGCTACAATCTCGCGCCATTTTCTTACTTCACAGCGGTGTCGAGTGCGCCGCCTCTAATGATGTTTTCGGCTGGCAAAAAGCCAACAGGCGAGATTAAAGACACAGTTAAAAACGTGATAAATTCCAAACAATGCGTTATTCATATTGCCTCAGAGCAAGATGCCGATTTAGTCACCGCTACGGCTGCAACACTGGATCATGGTGAATCTGAAGTCAATGCCAACGACATTGAACTGGTGGAGTTCGAAGGTTGTGATCTACCTCGCATTAAAAACTGCCATATCGCTTATGGTTGTGAGTTATATGAGGTGCAACAAATGGGCGAAGCGCCGCAGTCGTTAGTGTTTGTGAAAGTAAAAACCTTATATGTGAATGATGAAGTCATTTCTTTGGATGCAAAGCAACGTTTAAAAATTCATGCCGATAAAGTCGCACCGCTGGCGCGTTTAGGCGGTGGGGAATACTCGGGCATTACAGCCCCCTTTGCGATGGCTAGACCGAAATAA